In Arthrobacter sp. QXT-31, one genomic interval encodes:
- the mobF gene encoding MobF family relaxase, with amino-acid sequence MEQHGPERTTAMTMSIARLSAQSGLKYLFKTTMMDDLKIAPVDATNYYLKSGTPPGRWVGSGLQGISRATGDVVTETDAKAVFDAAAHPDTGTPLGRPHGQPTLVQKSGGRTEARHAVVGFDLTFSVPKSVSALWALSPRSIQGQILETHHQAVSATLQWLEASVIHTRAGRNGVAHIGTRGVIAAAFDHWESRAGDPQLHTHLVIANRIQRITDGGWVTLDSRTLYKAAVAASEHYNGLLFDALCRNLGTETDFRKPAANTHNPSQQLAGVDDALIREFSNRSRLIDLETDRLVAEWTASQGTPPSATTIIKLRQQATLSTRTAKPETVAPLHELSARWQKRAINKGFSPSHTLAATVRRSHRTPFRSCDFAPSWIDAVGSLARERVAIKRATWNRWNLLAEAERVCAEIRCKTAEDRSSMIDAVATAAENQSVALNERRYTVPVDAHSDLHFAGHSVFDFQGSRLFTDAGTLAAEDAVMDARNDDRGPAVCAEVTMESLASYKHRGRLGLHTDQRAAAATVLLSGNRLDAIVGPAGTGKTTTLGAVKAAWEAEFGTGTVVGLAPAAASAEVLGRELAMTTENVAKWLHESAGQGAGNRAVQFFDVERRLTRHQGDRNPHTVRLAQKAALLAAEQDRWRFHRNQLVVVDEASMVSTLQLAALVQQARDSGAKVLLVGDPGQLDAIDAGGILGWLDRQGKTSRLTTIWRFEQAWEQGASLMLRSGDFSAVAEYNRHGRLRHGSYLDMVDQAYLNWQADIKAGKSSILIAAENDTVSMLNQRAQADRVIQGDADAEQAVPIGNGSHAGRGDAVIARQNDRTIVDSNGDFIRNGTMLDVVRSDRRHGSLTAVRRDTGATISLTRDYLESSAELGYATTAHRSQGLTVDTGHTVVTQGRLTRELLYVSMTRGRVGNHAYVSESNPLEDEPLDPAMQATWQQILGEVLAAEGAERTAHEVRDAERTKADSLQRLSAEFDYLAQIAAAEDLPAFLETYSPGSVAELQQSPSWGATVVAWRRSVQVSRPSAERVVKVALGTSESAKDVAAVVHSRLRRFLSEMPSIEEDLLAPVHTSRPDLTNLLSQVQERIQHRTDQVTKDALMHDAEWKRNLMESLDVDVRSDDALDVVSRVATFRDRWGIEDSPLPLGPVPAAHEWEQREQRAHVERFIGQLRHRSAGQPHGQVCVGEAVTQAERLMNVGWQL; translated from the coding sequence ATGGAGCAGCACGGCCCAGAGAGGACAACAGCCATGACCATGTCCATCGCCCGTCTGTCCGCCCAGTCTGGCCTGAAGTACCTGTTCAAGACCACCATGATGGATGACCTGAAGATTGCTCCCGTGGATGCCACGAATTACTACCTGAAGTCGGGAACGCCGCCCGGCCGCTGGGTAGGTTCCGGCCTACAAGGAATCAGTCGTGCAACTGGAGACGTCGTCACGGAAACGGACGCCAAAGCCGTCTTCGACGCTGCAGCTCATCCGGACACCGGCACCCCCCTGGGCCGTCCCCACGGCCAGCCGACGCTCGTCCAAAAGAGCGGGGGACGAACCGAAGCGCGTCACGCCGTCGTCGGATTCGACCTCACATTCAGCGTCCCAAAATCCGTCTCGGCCCTCTGGGCTCTCAGCCCACGGAGCATCCAGGGCCAAATCCTCGAAACCCACCACCAAGCCGTCAGCGCCACCCTGCAATGGCTCGAAGCGTCAGTCATCCACACAAGGGCAGGCCGCAACGGCGTCGCTCACATCGGTACCCGGGGGGTGATTGCCGCCGCCTTCGACCACTGGGAATCACGTGCCGGCGATCCTCAACTGCACACCCATTTGGTCATCGCCAACCGAATCCAGCGCATCACCGACGGTGGCTGGGTGACCCTGGATTCTCGGACGCTCTACAAAGCGGCAGTCGCGGCCAGCGAGCACTACAACGGCCTCCTCTTCGACGCCCTGTGCCGGAACCTCGGCACAGAGACGGACTTCCGCAAGCCCGCCGCGAACACACACAATCCCAGCCAGCAACTCGCCGGCGTCGACGATGCGCTGATTCGCGAGTTCTCCAACCGCTCCCGCCTCATCGACCTCGAAACCGACCGCCTCGTTGCCGAATGGACCGCCAGCCAGGGCACTCCCCCATCCGCGACAACCATCATCAAGCTCCGGCAGCAGGCCACCCTTTCAACCCGGACAGCCAAACCGGAAACAGTCGCACCGCTCCACGAACTCTCAGCGCGATGGCAGAAACGAGCAATCAACAAAGGCTTCAGCCCAAGCCATACTCTCGCCGCAACCGTTCGGCGCTCCCACAGAACCCCATTCCGCTCCTGCGACTTCGCTCCATCCTGGATCGACGCCGTCGGGTCGCTGGCACGGGAGCGCGTAGCAATCAAACGCGCCACCTGGAACCGGTGGAACCTCCTCGCGGAAGCCGAACGTGTTTGCGCCGAAATTCGCTGCAAGACAGCGGAGGACCGCAGCTCCATGATCGATGCTGTGGCCACGGCCGCGGAAAACCAGTCCGTGGCGCTCAACGAGCGCCGTTACACCGTCCCGGTCGATGCGCACTCTGATCTTCATTTCGCAGGACATTCGGTCTTCGATTTCCAGGGCTCCCGCCTGTTCACGGATGCAGGAACTCTTGCCGCCGAGGATGCCGTCATGGACGCAAGGAACGACGACCGCGGTCCGGCCGTGTGTGCGGAAGTCACCATGGAATCGCTCGCCAGCTACAAGCACCGTGGGCGTCTTGGACTGCACACGGACCAACGCGCGGCTGCAGCCACTGTCCTGCTCAGCGGCAACCGGCTCGACGCCATCGTCGGCCCTGCTGGAACTGGCAAGACCACCACACTCGGTGCGGTCAAGGCAGCTTGGGAAGCAGAATTCGGCACCGGTACCGTGGTTGGCCTGGCACCGGCAGCAGCAAGCGCCGAGGTTCTGGGGCGAGAGCTTGCAATGACCACTGAGAATGTCGCCAAATGGCTCCATGAGTCCGCCGGCCAGGGAGCCGGCAACCGGGCTGTCCAGTTCTTCGATGTGGAGCGGCGTCTTACTCGTCACCAGGGCGACAGGAACCCCCACACCGTCCGGCTAGCGCAGAAAGCCGCATTGCTCGCTGCCGAACAGGACAGGTGGCGTTTTCATCGGAACCAGCTGGTCGTCGTCGACGAAGCCTCGATGGTGTCTACTCTTCAGCTGGCCGCCTTGGTACAGCAGGCGCGAGACTCCGGGGCGAAGGTCCTGCTGGTGGGCGACCCGGGACAATTGGACGCCATTGATGCCGGCGGTATCCTTGGCTGGCTGGACCGTCAAGGCAAGACGTCCCGGCTGACGACTATTTGGCGGTTCGAGCAGGCCTGGGAGCAAGGTGCATCGCTGATGCTCCGATCGGGAGATTTTTCCGCCGTTGCTGAGTACAACCGTCACGGTCGCCTTCGACACGGCTCGTACCTGGACATGGTTGATCAGGCCTATCTCAATTGGCAGGCGGACATCAAAGCGGGCAAGTCCTCCATTCTCATTGCAGCCGAGAATGACACGGTAAGCATGCTCAATCAGCGTGCCCAGGCTGACCGGGTAATCCAAGGTGACGCAGATGCAGAGCAAGCCGTGCCGATCGGGAATGGATCACATGCAGGCCGCGGTGACGCCGTCATCGCCCGCCAGAATGATCGCACAATCGTGGACAGCAACGGAGACTTCATCCGGAACGGAACAATGCTCGACGTCGTCCGTTCAGACCGGCGCCACGGTTCCCTGACCGCCGTGCGCCGGGACACAGGTGCAACCATTTCCTTGACCCGCGACTACCTCGAGAGTTCAGCTGAGCTGGGATATGCGACAACTGCCCACCGTTCGCAGGGCCTGACGGTGGACACAGGACATACCGTCGTGACGCAGGGTCGTCTCACACGAGAGCTGCTGTATGTGAGCATGACCCGTGGACGCGTGGGAAACCATGCCTATGTCAGCGAGAGCAATCCGCTGGAGGACGAACCTCTGGACCCCGCCATGCAAGCCACATGGCAGCAGATCCTGGGCGAGGTCCTTGCTGCCGAGGGCGCTGAACGGACGGCCCACGAAGTCCGCGACGCGGAAAGGACGAAAGCGGATAGCTTGCAGCGCCTCAGTGCTGAGTTCGACTATCTCGCGCAAATCGCCGCTGCCGAGGACCTGCCGGCATTCCTCGAGACGTACTCCCCCGGCTCAGTGGCTGAGCTGCAGCAGTCTCCATCCTGGGGCGCGACTGTTGTGGCCTGGCGCCGCTCTGTTCAAGTCAGCCGTCCAAGCGCCGAGCGTGTAGTGAAGGTCGCCCTGGGAACCAGCGAATCGGCCAAAGACGTGGCAGCCGTGGTCCATTCCCGGCTCCGGCGTTTCCTGTCCGAGATGCCCAGTATCGAGGAAGATCTGTTGGCGCCTGTGCACACCTCACGCCCTGACCTGACTAACCTGCTCAGCCAGGTCCAAGAGCGGATACAACACAGGACGGATCAGGTCACCAAGGACGCCCTCATGCACGACGCTGAATGGAAACGGAATCTTATGGAGAGTCTGGACGTGGACGTCCGGTCAGATGACGCACTCGACGTCGTAAGCCGAGTCGCGACCTTCAGGGACAGATGGGGCATTGAAGATTCACCGCTTCCTTTGGGACCCGTTCCTGCAGCGCACGAGTGGGAGCAACGGGAGCAACGTGCACACGTTGAACGCTTCATTGGTCAATTGCGTCATCGGTCAGCTGGCCAGCCCCACGGCCAGGTTTGCGTTGGAGAAGCGGTTACACAAGCTGAACGGCTAATGAATGTCGGATGGCAGCTCTAA
- a CDS encoding SIR2 family protein, with product MWITSDVNLPQPVLDAQSEGRLVLFVGAGASVDAPSGLPLFDKLAGQLAEMARVPLDEGVALDFFLGSLPEGFDTHRHTRDLIARQDSAPNSTHAALVRIASSVGQLRLVTTNFDSHLSSAATAGGIEVSDTWIGPALPLGEDFTGIVHLHGSVLREPRELVLTDRDFGRAYLTGAWATRFLLPMFQRFTVLFVGYSHDDPIMRYLALGLPSGTPRYAFTKADEVNHSKWSRLGVQPIGYPVQGHDHSALVAALEAWDLRARMGQTEHSARIVEVVEGGPTLTPVDYDYLVDQLQTASGAREFVQAVTAVEPSLQVAWLHWAEGLPEFKAIFNGQDGDAAATILGNWFCHSFIALPELHGAALQTVQRLGQAFGNGLFRVAGWAAGELSKLDAEAGRRWKAFLTTSVRGHSAPVTTESLLSYLPEDSPEDPTVLRAALRAYLVLKRRWHFDDSEDLTTFPDAGVHWNTEEDSLTAHVLKVVEVTPPGDLKLEALLEESLSAAYDLLDAYHGQRVWDPLNFSRSAIEPHEQDQFRDPIDAVIDGLRGYGEKALPARPDLPERWWSLGRTLFRRLALHLIVIDASRTADEKISWLLERFVLFETGLKHETYRVLEVAAEKASKAARDHLLAAVQAGPSLPEDIPDIDRHRQYAIYNLLVWLAQIAPGWSEAGTALAAVQATNPDFAPREHPDFDSWTTSGTWGGKLPMEPEDFIRSFETDPAAAVEDLLARDYSERNFDEPDWRDALSLVSRVAEARPELGEQLWALMDDWSELDALANDLRRATVDGWAKATLGGTATAIVERVATVVPNPEFARSVSRFLLEQVRKQIENDETPALAAMRRIALQLWKERGHSFTYSSGVDPNGMAPLYLNSWPGDLAQYWMVEVDRRWRKHRDDWSGLNDDERDALTQLLEGPPHALDATRPAVASHLFFLFAADATFTTEHVLPLFREDTTAALAWNPYLHHPRYNDKLLEAGLLDSTIAEWSRLDPLGSHLRSQFFALVASIVSFAGITQESRQSLLDQSVLADNGAYAAEFAQAVARFLRADGIDGAEVWKRWLRDHLTARLSGVPRTQDVEELTTWADVVPYLGDAIPEVIQLLGDHSIGLGSRFFVPHFPEDALSAHGSVVVSHFAERIRNSSPSTYSIVHQVKELIDALRGALGDTAVQPIVQAARARGFIGGSTGTGESK from the coding sequence ATGTGGATAACGAGCGATGTTAACTTGCCGCAGCCCGTTCTCGACGCACAATCTGAAGGGCGCTTGGTACTTTTCGTTGGCGCGGGGGCTTCGGTCGACGCTCCGTCAGGTCTTCCGCTCTTCGACAAGCTGGCTGGCCAGTTGGCTGAAATGGCCCGCGTACCCCTCGACGAGGGAGTTGCGCTCGATTTCTTTCTGGGATCGCTGCCGGAGGGCTTCGACACGCACAGACACACCCGCGATCTCATCGCTCGTCAGGACTCCGCCCCGAACAGCACCCACGCAGCGCTCGTTCGGATCGCTTCTTCAGTCGGACAGTTGCGGCTCGTCACCACGAACTTCGATAGCCACCTTTCGTCAGCGGCAACCGCTGGAGGCATTGAGGTTTCCGACACGTGGATCGGCCCAGCCCTACCGCTCGGTGAAGATTTCACCGGTATAGTCCATCTTCACGGTTCGGTGCTCCGCGAACCTAGGGAGCTTGTTCTTACCGACCGAGACTTCGGTCGGGCGTACCTCACTGGTGCATGGGCTACCCGGTTCCTGCTGCCGATGTTTCAGAGATTCACGGTGCTCTTCGTCGGATACAGCCACGATGACCCAATCATGCGATATCTCGCGCTTGGGCTGCCATCAGGAACGCCGCGATACGCCTTCACCAAGGCCGACGAGGTCAATCACTCTAAGTGGTCCAGGCTCGGAGTGCAGCCGATAGGTTACCCAGTCCAAGGTCACGATCACAGTGCGCTCGTGGCTGCACTCGAGGCGTGGGATCTCCGCGCCCGGATGGGCCAGACCGAGCACAGCGCTCGGATTGTCGAAGTTGTTGAGGGCGGCCCAACGCTCACCCCAGTCGACTACGACTACCTCGTCGATCAACTTCAGACAGCTAGCGGTGCTCGCGAATTCGTCCAGGCGGTCACAGCTGTTGAACCGAGTCTACAAGTCGCATGGCTCCACTGGGCGGAGGGTCTGCCGGAGTTTAAGGCGATCTTCAATGGTCAGGACGGAGACGCCGCGGCTACCATCCTCGGAAACTGGTTCTGCCACAGCTTCATCGCGTTACCGGAACTTCACGGAGCCGCGCTTCAGACGGTGCAGCGGTTGGGCCAAGCGTTTGGCAACGGCCTCTTCCGTGTTGCCGGTTGGGCAGCGGGCGAACTAAGCAAGCTGGATGCTGAGGCCGGGCGTCGGTGGAAGGCGTTCCTCACGACCTCAGTCCGCGGTCACTCCGCGCCGGTTACCACCGAGAGTCTTCTGTCATACCTGCCAGAAGACTCTCCAGAGGACCCAACGGTGCTTCGGGCAGCTCTGAGGGCTTATCTCGTCCTCAAACGACGATGGCACTTTGATGACTCCGAGGATCTCACAACTTTTCCCGACGCCGGAGTGCACTGGAACACCGAGGAGGACAGCCTCACTGCCCACGTACTGAAGGTCGTCGAGGTGACGCCACCTGGCGACTTGAAGCTGGAAGCATTGTTGGAAGAATCGCTGAGTGCCGCTTACGACCTGCTCGATGCCTACCACGGCCAGCGCGTGTGGGATCCGCTGAACTTCAGTCGCTCGGCAATCGAACCACACGAGCAAGATCAGTTTCGCGACCCCATCGACGCAGTCATCGATGGACTACGGGGATACGGTGAGAAAGCCCTGCCAGCACGGCCTGACCTGCCCGAGCGGTGGTGGTCGCTCGGCCGAACACTCTTCCGTCGTCTCGCGCTACATCTGATCGTCATTGACGCCTCGCGGACAGCCGATGAGAAGATCTCCTGGTTGCTCGAACGATTTGTTCTCTTTGAAACCGGCCTCAAACACGAGACCTACCGCGTGCTTGAGGTGGCGGCTGAAAAAGCATCGAAAGCAGCCCGCGATCACCTTCTTGCGGCCGTGCAGGCAGGGCCAAGCCTCCCCGAAGACATCCCCGACATTGATCGGCACAGGCAATACGCAATCTACAACCTGCTGGTATGGCTGGCCCAAATCGCGCCTGGATGGTCAGAGGCTGGCACAGCACTTGCAGCAGTACAGGCGACAAACCCTGACTTCGCCCCGCGTGAGCATCCCGATTTCGACAGCTGGACGACGAGCGGCACCTGGGGCGGGAAACTGCCGATGGAACCGGAAGACTTCATAAGGTCCTTTGAAACGGACCCCGCCGCCGCCGTCGAAGACCTCCTCGCTCGGGACTACTCGGAACGGAACTTCGACGAACCGGACTGGCGCGACGCTCTTTCTCTCGTTAGCAGGGTGGCTGAGGCCCGACCAGAACTCGGCGAACAACTCTGGGCACTCATGGATGACTGGAGCGAGCTTGATGCTCTGGCAAACGACCTTCGCCGAGCTACTGTCGACGGCTGGGCAAAGGCGACCTTGGGTGGGACCGCCACCGCTATCGTCGAACGAGTTGCAACAGTAGTCCCAAATCCGGAATTCGCTCGATCAGTCAGCCGCTTCCTACTGGAGCAGGTTCGCAAGCAGATCGAGAATGATGAGACACCGGCCCTCGCTGCCATGCGTCGCATCGCCCTTCAGCTCTGGAAGGAACGCGGCCACTCATTCACCTATTCCTCGGGGGTAGACCCAAACGGGATGGCACCGCTCTACCTCAATTCCTGGCCAGGAGACCTTGCCCAGTACTGGATGGTCGAGGTTGATCGGCGCTGGCGAAAACATCGTGATGACTGGTCAGGCCTCAACGATGACGAGCGCGACGCGCTGACACAACTACTAGAGGGGCCGCCGCACGCGCTCGACGCCACTCGACCTGCTGTGGCGAGCCACTTATTCTTTTTATTCGCCGCCGACGCGACGTTCACCACCGAGCATGTACTTCCACTATTCCGCGAAGACACGACTGCGGCGTTGGCTTGGAATCCTTACTTACATCACCCCCGCTACAACGACAAACTGCTCGAGGCCGGTCTCCTAGACAGCACGATCGCAGAGTGGTCCCGGCTGGACCCGCTGGGGTCCCATCTCCGCAGTCAATTCTTCGCTCTAGTCGCCTCAATCGTGTCTTTCGCTGGCATCACTCAAGAATCGCGCCAATCACTGCTCGATCAGAGTGTGCTCGCCGACAACGGGGCCTACGCAGCGGAGTTTGCTCAAGCGGTTGCCCGGTTCCTCCGTGCCGACGGGATTGACGGCGCCGAAGTGTGGAAGCGATGGCTTCGCGACCACCTCACCGCTAGATTGAGCGGCGTGCCGAGGACCCAAGACGTAGAAGAACTGACCACCTGGGCTGACGTCGTCCCTTACCTTGGCGATGCTATTCCTGAGGTGATCCAACTGCTCGGCGACCACAGCATCGGTCTGGGCAGTCGGTTCTTCGTCCCGCACTTCCCGGAAGATGCGCTCTCAGCTCATGGCTCGGTTGTGGTTTCACACTTCGCGGAACGCATTCGCAACTCTTCGCCTAGCACTTACTCCATCGTTCATCAGGTGAAAGAGCTGATCGATGCGTTACGCGGCGCCCTCGGCGATACAGCTGTTCAACCGATAGTGCAAGCGGCGAGGGCGAGGGGATTCATTGGCGGCAGTACCGGCACAGGCGAAAGTAAATAA
- a CDS encoding single-stranded DNA-binding protein, whose amino-acid sequence MGTKIPINIAGNLVADPELTVGESGVAHAKLRVAVNQRIQGADGTWQDGEPVFHNVSAFRALAENAATSLKKGDPVTVAGELEFRSYEKDGERREARRIVADTIGPDLRFGTAAYQRSSHAAAAAPSPEIQTGREAAPTEPEGPAYNVSLKGPVFLPPLGAKARNEINF is encoded by the coding sequence ATGGGTACGAAGATCCCGATCAACATCGCGGGCAACTTAGTTGCCGATCCTGAGCTGACCGTTGGTGAAAGCGGGGTGGCGCACGCCAAGCTGAGGGTCGCTGTCAATCAGCGAATCCAGGGGGCGGACGGCACATGGCAGGACGGGGAACCCGTCTTCCACAACGTCTCGGCGTTTCGAGCGCTGGCAGAGAACGCGGCGACATCGCTGAAGAAGGGTGACCCGGTCACCGTCGCGGGTGAGTTGGAATTCCGTTCGTATGAGAAGGACGGCGAACGCCGCGAAGCCCGCCGAATTGTCGCCGACACCATCGGGCCCGATCTGCGGTTTGGCACGGCGGCGTACCAGCGTTCGTCGCATGCCGCAGCTGCGGCGCCGTCTCCGGAGATTCAAACCGGGCGTGAAGCGGCCCCGACAGAACCTGAGGGACCGGCGTACAACGTCTCTCTCAAGGGTCCGGTGTTTTTGCCCCCTTTAGGGGCAAAAGCGCGGAATGAGATCAACTTCTAG
- a CDS encoding ArdC-like ssDNA-binding domain-containing protein, producing the protein MAPKPEDAWSAVTADVPTDAKESGTTRMTPEERISTLTEGLHKILEKAVESPSHWQVLLNASSTLWRYSGGNVALLMMQMAQRGTEEPTLVAGYKEWSRHGRTVTRGEHALWVIAPRTARVQQVTLPDGTRQRIPMDGQLPRGAVDEGKKTVITGWRGQAVFDVSQTQGTPLLVPRGLGSGVDAAELWGSLEAVARSHGFKVDVTDAQYGLTSGFTDFAEHRVQVGAWLSSEERTAVLAHELGHVLLHGPDDRLGRLYGSSADHRGLAEVEAESVAYTVLKVHGIDRGPQSATYLAGWADAVLDAEKDVISQETGSKLPGSRVDIAKSVLGRVTAASKGILEITHPRGFGGKITVVEADPRLDTTATYVGVGRPPSTDGPVMAGP; encoded by the coding sequence GTGGCCCCTAAACCTGAAGACGCATGGAGCGCCGTTACGGCCGATGTCCCGACTGACGCCAAGGAGTCCGGCACTACGCGTATGACACCGGAAGAGCGCATCTCCACTTTGACGGAGGGTCTCCACAAGATCCTGGAGAAGGCTGTGGAGTCGCCGTCGCACTGGCAGGTTCTACTGAACGCCTCGTCAACTTTGTGGCGATACTCGGGCGGCAACGTCGCATTGCTCATGATGCAGATGGCCCAACGCGGCACCGAGGAACCCACGCTTGTCGCTGGGTATAAGGAGTGGTCCCGCCACGGCCGTACGGTGACGAGAGGCGAACACGCACTCTGGGTGATCGCTCCACGCACGGCGCGAGTGCAGCAGGTGACGCTTCCCGACGGTACGCGGCAGCGCATCCCTATGGACGGGCAGCTGCCACGCGGAGCGGTCGACGAAGGAAAGAAGACGGTCATCACTGGATGGCGCGGCCAGGCAGTCTTCGATGTGTCTCAGACGCAGGGTACTCCGCTGCTGGTGCCGCGGGGTCTCGGATCCGGGGTTGATGCCGCTGAACTATGGGGTTCTCTGGAAGCTGTAGCGAGGAGTCATGGATTCAAGGTCGACGTCACGGATGCGCAGTATGGGCTGACCAGTGGCTTCACGGATTTCGCCGAACACCGGGTACAGGTTGGTGCTTGGCTCAGCTCTGAGGAGCGGACAGCGGTCCTCGCACATGAGCTCGGGCACGTGCTGCTTCATGGGCCCGATGACAGGCTGGGACGCCTCTACGGGAGCAGTGCCGACCACCGTGGACTGGCCGAAGTTGAAGCCGAATCAGTGGCGTACACGGTGCTGAAGGTCCATGGAATCGACCGAGGCCCCCAATCGGCCACCTACCTGGCTGGTTGGGCTGATGCCGTCCTCGACGCGGAGAAGGATGTGATCTCCCAAGAGACGGGCAGCAAGCTTCCTGGCTCCCGCGTGGACATCGCGAAGTCGGTACTGGGCCGCGTTACTGCTGCGAGCAAGGGAATTCTCGAAATAACGCATCCGCGGGGATTCGGCGGAAAAATCACGGTCGTCGAGGCGGACCCGCGGCTGGACACTACGGCGACTTACGTCGGGGTGGGGCGGCCGCCGTCGACCGATGGGCCGGTGATGGCTGGACCCTGA
- a CDS encoding type IV secretory system conjugative DNA transfer family protein encodes MSSRRGTENPLLTAGLVSAAGYICLCFLVQAAANLAMSWRCGGSRPPPFNPAAVVGLFAGRIDWIIREPKQCDVGTGTIWWIVGPVLLTLAALAVGCGVLWRRWKQSGAWLRLDILNREGIARRAEIQQDFGSRAVRRRGKVTRPGLTKPRIQDVAWTLGRSRGVTIHVSTEESMVIQGAPRSGKGLYVIINAILDAPGAVVTTSTRADNLAVTMKARSTGGRPVTVFDPQGMSGLPSTLRWSPVRGCENPDIATRRALVITADTEMKGENAAWQKRSLIILQCLLHAAALSGEGVRAFRRWSSSPVLAREALEILSRKEAALGWQADLMGILEDDPRNTSNSWIGVSAAVAPLSSPKVLAALDPQDESEEFEPKEFIRDRGTLYLIGTRAGAAAAGPYLSALIDDIDNAAREMAFVAPGGRLDPPLSLILDEIANLAPWPGLPIVLSDGGGIGISTLVVLQSLSQARTGWSVDEAATIWDSAIIKVIFGGGSDERDLRSLAGLLGERSITLNTRSWSSQGRQDGEQIRESPVLPLHEIRRLPAGTALMLGRRSRPILLDLREWHKRKDAAELGRSKREVEQALADGHILRQQAAGDVNDDQ; translated from the coding sequence ATGAGTTCCCGTCGAGGTACCGAAAATCCTCTGCTCACCGCCGGACTCGTTTCCGCGGCCGGCTACATCTGTCTCTGCTTCCTGGTCCAGGCCGCTGCAAATCTGGCTATGTCTTGGCGCTGCGGCGGTAGTAGGCCGCCGCCGTTCAACCCTGCCGCCGTCGTCGGGCTCTTTGCCGGCCGAATCGATTGGATCATCCGTGAGCCGAAGCAGTGCGACGTCGGGACCGGCACCATCTGGTGGATCGTCGGGCCAGTGCTTCTCACCCTGGCCGCGCTCGCCGTTGGGTGTGGGGTGCTATGGCGAAGGTGGAAGCAATCAGGCGCATGGCTGCGCCTGGACATTCTCAACCGCGAAGGAATCGCCCGACGCGCGGAAATTCAACAGGACTTCGGAAGCCGAGCTGTTCGGAGACGAGGAAAGGTCACAAGGCCAGGGTTGACCAAGCCCCGGATTCAGGACGTGGCCTGGACGCTGGGCCGTTCCCGCGGTGTCACGATCCATGTCTCCACGGAGGAGTCGATGGTCATCCAAGGTGCTCCCCGCTCAGGTAAGGGGCTCTACGTGATCATCAACGCAATCCTCGATGCGCCGGGTGCTGTGGTGACAACGTCCACACGTGCCGACAACCTGGCCGTGACCATGAAAGCCCGATCTACCGGTGGCCGGCCAGTTACTGTGTTCGACCCGCAGGGTATGTCCGGGTTGCCGTCAACCCTCCGCTGGTCACCTGTCCGCGGATGCGAAAACCCCGACATCGCCACCCGCCGCGCCCTCGTCATCACCGCGGACACCGAGATGAAAGGCGAGAACGCCGCATGGCAGAAGCGCTCGCTGATCATCCTGCAGTGCCTTCTCCACGCCGCCGCCTTGTCCGGGGAAGGGGTCCGCGCGTTTCGCCGCTGGTCGTCCAGCCCGGTTCTTGCACGGGAAGCACTCGAAATCCTGAGCCGTAAAGAAGCAGCGCTGGGCTGGCAGGCAGATCTGATGGGTATCCTCGAGGACGACCCGAGAAACACCTCCAACTCGTGGATCGGCGTCTCGGCGGCGGTTGCGCCCCTGTCGTCGCCCAAAGTGCTTGCCGCCCTGGATCCCCAGGACGAATCTGAGGAATTCGAGCCCAAGGAGTTCATTCGGGACCGCGGCACCCTCTATCTGATCGGCACCCGGGCGGGAGCCGCAGCGGCGGGGCCATATCTTTCAGCCTTGATCGATGACATCGACAACGCTGCCCGGGAGATGGCCTTTGTGGCGCCGGGAGGCAGGCTCGACCCACCGCTGTCCCTCATCCTTGACGAGATTGCCAACCTGGCTCCGTGGCCGGGGCTGCCCATCGTACTTTCTGACGGCGGTGGCATCGGGATCTCCACTCTTGTTGTCCTGCAGTCCCTCTCCCAGGCACGCACCGGCTGGTCCGTCGATGAGGCAGCCACCATCTGGGACTCCGCCATCATCAAGGTGATCTTCGGCGGCGGCTCCGACGAACGTGATCTGCGCTCCCTGGCTGGACTGCTGGGGGAACGGAGCATCACCCTCAACACCCGGTCCTGGTCCTCGCAAGGGCGTCAGGACGGGGAGCAGATCCGAGAAAGCCCGGTTCTTCCGCTCCACGAGATCCGTCGCCTACCGGCGGGCACCGCGCTCATGCTCGGACGACGAAGCCGCCCGATCCTCCTGGATCTGCGGGAATGGCACAAGCGCAAAGACGCCGCCGAGCTTGGCCGCTCCAAACGGGAGGTCGAACAGGCCCTGGCAGACGGTCATATCTTGAGACAGCAAGCGGCAGGTGACGTGAACGATGATCAGTAG